A genome region from Populus alba chromosome 5, ASM523922v2, whole genome shotgun sequence includes the following:
- the LOC118051433 gene encoding uncharacterized protein: MAKKKVTHQTQDPEQQNPQDQNQNLTTQHQHQQPSMEDPNDKFQSLKTVNDLLVKEAKQRRQQVESLVKAKEALETELALYCKEKSELESELGKISDGRVSLEIEKALFCVFIETRMVEMGSLVDGLVREKREKENEIGALESEVKVLVMNVETRRDRLNRVYRERDLLKIDVDNWMKGADDLKDSVVELEKMERESEEEIEKLYKQYALLDKEMKDGEKEIEELQRLRGLAENNLVEKVNEIEHLKREIGRLEKERNEIAGEKSQQKVKISELERKAGELDEIVSSLQKEKGVLSGKAMELEKSLGLALEKANAMEREIDGLMEENKEKERTIVRLMEEKDDDCKYKIMAYAEIEDKKGLIEELLREKNEIEEVKVLKEGEIVKLQEEVGQLRGDIFSMQESIKDREDKNEQVVSEASHYKDAFEKVRLERDTAQKSLVEERKNAMNLRSKVLEMEKRVEETVEERAKMKKEHESLVSQKKEMEGQVVTLEKEKDLLQKHFTEEEGKIDELRTKMESAGTNYDRALTMLKNTAALICESNNVKEDTIVTEKMLNGEIEPYASKLEVIKTAFSNKQTVVEEMKQQLEFLQNSVAKADKKNSLLSLLSSATTVVAAAVSLAYVARLR; encoded by the coding sequence atggccaaAAAGAAAGTGACCCATCAAACCCAAGACCCCGAACAACAAAACCCACAggatcaaaatcaaaacttgacCACCCAACATCAACACCAACAACCCTCCATGGAAGACCCTAATGACAAGTTTCAATCTTTGAAAACTGTCAATGATTTGCTTGTCAAGGAGGCAAAACAACGCAGACAACAAGTTGAATCTCTGGTGAAAGCTAAGGAGGCTTTGGAGACTGAGCTGGCTCTGTATTGTAAGGAAAAGAGTGAGTTGGAGAGTGAGTTGGGTAAAATCAGTGATGGGAGGGTGAGTTTGGAGATAGAGAAGGCgctattttgtgtttttatcgAGACCCGGATGGTTGAAATGGGTAGTTTGGTTGATGGTCtagtgagagagaagagagagaaggagaatgAAATTGGGGCCTTGGAGAGTGAGGTTAAGGTGTTAGTGATGAATGTTGAGACTCGGAGAGATAGATTGAATCGGGTTTATCGCGAGAGGGATTTGTTGAAGATTGATGTTGATAATTGGATGAAGGGGGCTGATGATTTGAAAGATAGTGTGGTTGAATTGGAGAAAATGGAGAGGGAGAGTGAGGAAGAGATTGAGAAACTTTATAAACAATATGCTTTGTTGGATAAGGAAATGAAGGACGGAGAGAAAGAAATTGAGGAGCTTCAAAGATTGAGAGGTTTGGCTGAAAATAATTTGGTGGAGAAAGTGAATGAAATTGAGCATTTGAAGAGAGAGATTGGACGGCTTGAGAAGGAAAGGAACGAGATTGCTGGTGAAAAAAGTCAGCAGAAGGTGAAGATTAGTGAGTTGGAGAGAAAAGCAGGGGAACTTGATGAGATTGTATCAAGTTTGCAGAAGGAGAAGGGAGTTTTGAGCGGAAAAGCTATGGAATTGGAGAAGAGTTTGGGGCTGGCATTGGAGAAGGCGAATGCAATGGAAAGGGAAATTGATGGTTTGATGGAAGagaataaggaaaaagaaaggacaATTGTGCGTTTAATGGAGGAAAAGGATGATGACTGTAAATATAAGATCATGGCTTATGCTGAAATTGAGGATAAGAAAGGATTAATTGAGGAATTGTTGAGAGAGAAGAATGAGATTGAGGAAGTGAAAGTTCTTAAGGAGGGTGAAATTGTGAAGCTGCAAGAGGAGGTGGGTCAGCTAAGGggtgatattttttcaatgcaaGAATCGATCAAGGATCGAGAAGATAAGAACGAACAAGTAGTTTCTGAAGCCAGTCATTATAAAGATGCTTTTGAGAAAGTAAGGCTTGAGAGGGACACTGCTCAAAAAAGTTTAGTTGAGGAGAGAAAGAACGCCATGAACTTGAGGTCTAAAGTTTTGGAAATGGAGAAGAGAGTTGAAGAAACTGTGGAGGAGCGTGCAAAGATGAAAAAAGAGCATGAGAGTCTGGTCTCGCAAAAGAAGGAAATGGAAGGCCAAGTTGTTACGTTGGAGAAGGAAAAAGATTTGTTACAGAAGCATTTCACTgaagaagaagggaaaataGATGAGTTGAGGACCAAAATGGAATCAGCTGGTACTAATTATGATAGAGCACTAACCATGCTAAAGAACACTGCTGCATTGATATGTGAATCAAACAATGTTAAAGAAGATACGATTGTCACTGAAAAGATGCTTAATGGTGAAATCGAACCGTATGCAAGTAAGCTGGAAGTTATTAAGACTGCATTTAGTAACAAGCAGACAGTGGTGGAGGAGATGAAGCAACAATTAGAATTTCTGCAGAATTCTGTGGCAAAGGCGGATAAGAAGAATAGCCTTTTAAGTCTGTTGTCTTCAGCAACTACAGTTGTTGCTGCAGCAGTGTCTCTTGCATATGTTGCTAGATTACGTTGA
- the LOC118051432 gene encoding gibberellin receptor GID1C: MAGSNGVNLNESKRVVPLNTWVLISNFKLAYNLLRRPDGTFNRHLAEFLDRKVPANANPVDGVFSFDVIIDRGTSLLSRIYRRADAQESQPNIVDLEKPVNSDVVPVIIFFHGGSFAHSSSNSAIYDTLCRRLVGLCKAVVVSVNYRRAPENRYPCAYDDGWTALKWVNSRTWLQSKKDSKVHIYLAGDSSGGNIAHHVALRAVESGIDVLGNILLNPMFGGQERTESEKRLDGKYFVTLQDRDWYWRAFLPEREDRDHPACNPFGPKGESLEGMKFPKSLVVVAGLDLVHDRQITYAEGLKKAGQDVKLLYLEQATIGFYLLPNNNYFHTVMDEISEFVSPNC, translated from the exons ATGGCTGGAAGTAATGGAGTTAATCTCAATGAAAGCaag AGGGTGGTACCCCTGAATACATGGGTCCTAATATCAAATTTCAAGCTGGCTTACAACCTTCTTCGTCGTCCTGATGGGACTTTCAACCGCCACTTGGCTGAGTTCCTTGACCGGAAAGTTCCTGCTAACGCGAATCCAGTTGACGGGGTTTTCTCATTTGATGTTATCATTGACCGTGGGACTAGCCTTCTTAGCCGAATCTATAGACGAGCTGATGCGCAAGAATCACAACCAAATATTGTTGACCTTGAGAAGCCTGTCAACTCGGACGTTGTCCCTGTCATAATCTTCTTTCATGGCGGAAGCTTTGCTCACTCTTCTTCAAACAGTGCTATATATGATACACTCTGTCGCCGCCTGGTGGGCCTTTGCAAGGCTGTGGTAGTGTCTGTGAATTATAGGCGTGCACCTGAAAATCGATATCCATGTGCTTATGATGATGGATGGACTGCTCTGAAGTGGGTGAATTCAAGAACATGGCTCCAGAGCAAGAAAGATTCTAAAGTTCATATATACTTGGCTGGGGATAGTTCTGGTGGTAACATTGCTCACCATGTTGCTTTAAGAGCAGTAGAATCGGGAATTGATGTTTTGGGAAACATACTGCTGAACCCAATGTTTGGTGGGCAAGAGAGAACAGAATCAGAGAAGCGATTAGATGGCAAATATTTTGTTACTCTCCAAGACCGAGACTGGTATTGGAGAGCATTTCTTCCTGAAAGAGAGGATAGGGACCATCCAGCATGTAATCCATTTGGTCCAAAAGGTGAAAGCCTCGAAGGAATGAAATTTCCTAAGAGTCTTGTTGTGGTGGCTGGTTTAGACCTTGTTCACGACCGGCAAATAACATATGCTGAAGGTCTCAAGAAGGCTGGTCAAGACGTGAAACTTCTATATCTGGAGCAGGCAACAATAGGTTTCTACTTGTTGCCCAATAACAATTACTTCCATACAGTGATGGATGAGATAAGTGAATTCGTGAGTCCTAACTGTTAA